DNA from Streptomyces rishiriensis:
CGGGACCGGGTTGCCGTCCGGGCCCTTGACGTCGTCGAAGAAGACGCAGAGGGCGCCCTCGGAGCGGACCGCGACCCCGGACTCCTCCAGGAGCCGGCAGGTCTCCGCCAGCATGTCGTTGTAACCCGACTCGCCGACGATGTCCTCGTCGCGGATCTCCATGTCCAGCTTCTCGAAGACCGAGAAGAAGTAGATCTTCGACTCGTCGACGAACTTCTGCCAGGTCGCCAGCGTGTGCGGGTCGCCCGCCTGGAGGTCCACCACCCGGCGCCGGGCCCGGGTCTTGAACTCCTCGTCCGCGTCGAACAGCCTGCGCGCGGCCTTGTAGAGGCGGTCGAGGTTCGACATCGCCTCCTCGCCGCTCACCTGGGACTGCTTGTGGTCCAGCTCGTGCGGGTGCTCGTCCAGGTACTGGATGAGCATGCCGAACTGGGTGCCCCAGTCGCCGATGTGGTGCCGGCGGACCACGCTCTCGCCGGTGAACTCCAGGATCTGCACCGTCGCGTCGCCGATGACCGCCGAGCGCAGATGGCCGACGTGCATCTCCTTCGCCACGTTCGGCTGGGCGTAGTCGATGACCGTCGTGCCCGGGTGGGCGGCGTGCGGCACGCCCAGGCGGTCCGTGTCCGCGTACCGCGCCGCGAGGTTCCGGGTGATCGCGCCGTCGGTGATCGTCACGTTCAGGAAGCCGGGGCCGGAGACCTCGATCTCCTCGATCAGGTCACCCATGACGACCTGTGCCACGACCTGCGTCGCCAGCTCCCGCGGGTTCGCCTTCGCCTTCTTGGCCAGCGCCAGGATGCCGTTGGCCTGGAAGTCGGCCCGGTCGCTTCGTCGCAGCAGCGGGTCCGCGCCGGCGGCCTCCGGCAGGGTGGCCGAGAGGGCGGACGTGAGGTGCTGTTCGACGGAGTGACTGAGGGACGTGACCGGGGCCATAGGAGTGGGTGCCGTTCTCCTCGTGGGGATGGATGGGCACGGTCAGTATCCCATGGGGGGTAAAGCGGTTTTCCCGGGCGCGGGGCCGTCTGGGACAATGGAACGCACTTCAAACCCGGAAGCCTTCAGAACAAGAGGACGTGCCGATCGTGGCTCTGAGCACCGAGACCACCGACTGGGTCTCCCGTTTCGCGGATGAGGTCATCGAGGAGTCGGAGCGTCGGGCCCCCGGCAAACCTGTGGTCGTCGCGTCCGGACTCTCCCCGTCCGGACCCATCCACCTGGGCAACCTCCGCGAGGTCATGACCCCGCACCTGGTCGCCGACGAGCTCCGCCGCCGCGGACACCAGGTCCGTCACCTGATCTCCTGGGACGACTACGACCGCTACCGCAAGGTGCCGCAGGGCATCGAGGGGATCGACGACTCCTGGGCCGAGCACATCGGCAAGCCGCTGACCTCCGTCCCGGCGCCGCGTGGCTCCGCGTACCCGAACTGGGCCGAGCACTTCAAGGCCGCGATGGTCGAGTCGCTGGCCGAGCTGGGCGTGGAGTTCGACGGGATCAGCCAGACCGCGCAGTACACCTCCGGTGTCTACCGCGAGCAGATCCTGCACGCGATCAGGCACCGCGGTGACATCGACGCGATCCTCGACCAGTACCGCACCAAGAAGGCCCCCGCGAAGAAGCAGCAGCAGAAGCCGCTCGACGAGGCCGAGCTCGAGGCGGCGGAGGGGTCGGGCGCGGCGAACGAGGACGACGGCTCCTCCGGTTCGGCCGGCTACTTCCCGTACAAGCCCTACTGCGGCAACTGCGAGAAGGACCTCACCACGGTCACCTCGTACGTCGACGACACCACCGAGCTGTCCTACACCTGCACCGCCTGCGGGTTCGCCGAGACCGTCCGGCTGAACGAGTTCAACCGCGGCAAGCTGGTCTGGAAGGTCGACTGGCCGATGCGCTGGGCGTACGAGGGCGTGGTGTTCGAGCCGAGCGGCGTCGACCACTCGTCCCCCGGGTCCAGCTTCCAGGTCGGCGGCCAGATCGTCGGCATCTTCGGCGGCAAGCAGCCCATCGGGCCGATGTACGCCTTCGTCGGCATCAGCGGCATGGCGAAGATGTCGTCCTCGAAGGGCGGCGTGCCCACGGCCGCCGACGCGCTGAAGATCATGGAGCCGCAGCTCCTGCGCTGGCTCTACGCCCGCCGCCGCCCCAACCAGTCCTTCAAGATCGCCTTCGACCAGGAGATCCAGCGGCTCTACGACGAGTGGGACAAGCTGGACGCCAAGGTCACCGACGGCTCGGCGCTCCCGGCCGACATCGCCGCGCACTCCCGTGCGGTGGGCACGGCCGCCGGTGAGCTGCCGCGCACCGTCCGGCCGCTGCCGTACCGCACACTGGCCTCCGTCGCCGACATCACCGCCGGACACGAGGACCAGGCCCTGCGGATCCTCTCCGACCTCGACCCGGAGAACCCGCTCGGCTCCCTCGACGAGGCCCGGCCCCGGTACGACAAGGCGGAGGCGTGGATCAACACCCATGTCCCCGCCGACCAGCGCACCGTCGTCCGCGCCGAGGCCGACGCCGAGCTGCTGAAGTCCCTCGACGAGGACTCCCGGCAGTCCCTGCGGCTCCTGCTCGACGGGCTCGCCGACCACTGGTCGCTGGACGGCCTGTCGCACCTCGTCTACGGCGTCCCGAAGGTCCAGGCCGGCTTCTCCGCCGACGCCACCCCCAAGGAACTCCCGCCGGAGATCAAGACCGCCCAGCGGACGTTCTTCGCCCTGCTCTACCACTTGCTGGTGGGGCGTGACACGGGCCCGCGGCTGCCCACCCTGCTGCTGGCCGTCGGCCAGGAGCGGGTGCGCGCCCTGCTCGGGGAGTAGGACCCACCGGAAGGGGCCCTCGTACCTGTCGGTACGAGGGCCCCTTCGCGTCCGGTTCCGCCTACGCGATGTGGTCCTCCTCCAGCTCCGCCGTGTGGCGGTTCTGGAAGCGCATGACCATGCGCTTGGCCTCGGCGTCCGCGACGGGGACGCCGTAGGTCGCCTCGACGTTGTCGCTGAACTGGCTCGGGGTCGGGTAGCTGCCGTTGATCGACTGCTTGAAGACCTGGTAGTACGACTCCTCGTCCGGCTCGATCAGCGGGGTGCCGCCGCCCTCACCGAGCTCACGGCTGCGGCCGGGACCCACCGGGATGGGGAACGAACCGGTCTCCTCGGGGGAGGGCTCCTGCGCCGGAGGCTCCTCCTGGTACTGGTCCTGGTACTGCTCGGCCTGCTGCTGCTCCTCGTACCACTGGGCGTACTGCTCCGAGGGGTCGTACGTGGGGTCGTAGCCCCCCTGGTACGCGACCTCGTGCGGCGCCTGGAACCACGGGCTCGGCTCCTCCTCCGCGGGCGCGGGGGCGGGCGCAGGGCCGACCTGCTGTGCCTGCTGCTGAGCCTGCTGCGGCGCCTGGGTCTGCTGCGGCGCCGGAGCCGCCTCGACGGCCCGGACGCCCGCGCCGACCGGGGCGGCCGCCGTCAGCACCTGCTGGGGCGCGGCCGCCGCCGCCTGCACCGGAGGGAGCAGGGCCGGCTCGATGCCCGCCGCCGCCAGACCCGCCGGGGCGGTCTCCGCCAGCGGAACGCCGTAACGGGCCAGCCGCAGCGGCATCAGCGACTCCACCGGGGCCTTGCGGCGCCAGGCGCGACCGAAGCGGGAACGCAGCCTCGCCTGATAGACGAGACGTTCCTGCTCCAGCTTGATCACCTGTTCGTAGGAGCGCAGCTCCCACAGCTTCATCCGCCGCCAGAGCAGGAAGGTGGGCAGCGGGGAGAGCAGCCAGCGCGTGAGCCGCACGCCCTCCATGTGCTTGTCGGCCGTGATGTCCGCGATCCGGCCGATCGCGTGCCGGGCGGCCTCGACGGACACCACGAACAGGATCGGGATCACCGCGTGCATCCCCGTGCCCAGCGGGTCCGGCCAGGCCGCCGCGCCGTTGAAGGCGATCGTCGCCGCCGTCAGCAGCCACGCCGTCTGCCGCAGCAGCGGGAAGGGGATGCGGATCCAGGTCAGCAGCAGATCCAGGGCCAGCAGGACGCAGATACCCGCGTCGATGCCGATCGGGAACACGTACGAGAAGTTCCCGAAGCCCTTCTCGAGGGCCAGTTCCCGGACGGCCGCGTACGAACCGGCGAAGCCGATGCCGGCGATGACCACGGCGCCGGCCACGACCACGCCGATGAGAACGCGGTGCGTCCGGGTCAGCTGTATTGGCGCGGACACCCGTACTCCCCTCCCCTTGCCTGTTCTTGCGCGCAACAGGGTGGCACATGTGTGCGGCGAACGCGTTGCCGGATCGTCAGCTCTTCGCGGAGGCGGACGCCTTCGGGGCTGCCGCGGCCGCCTTGGAGGCCGTCGCCTTCGGGGTCGCCGACGACGACTTGGAGGGCGTCGCCTTCGGGGCGGCCGAGGCCGACGTGGAGGGGGACGGGCTCGTGGCCGACGGGTCCGAACCGCCGCCGCCACCCTCGCCGTTGGCCGACCGCACCGCGGCCACCGCTTCCTTGGCCGCCTTCTCCGCCGACTTCGTCAGGGTCTCCGCGCTCGGCGACTTGTCGCCCGCCAGACCGGCACCGTTGTAGTCGAGCGTGAGCACCACATTCTCGACGCGGACCACGACCGTCTGCTGCTTGAAGGCGCCCTCCGTCTTCTTCAGGTCGTAGCGCACCGACGTCGCCTCGTCACCCGTCGCGGTCACCGGCGCCGACTTGACGTTCTTCGCGCCCGTCACCGCCTGGGCGTCCTTGACCTGCTTCGCGTAGTACGTCTTCGCCTGCGACTCGCCGTCACCGGTCGTCGCGTCCGACTCGAAGCGCAGCAGCGAAACGTTCAGCCACCGGAACTGCGAGCCCTTCACACCCTTGTTGGCCAGGCTGGACCAGGAACAACTGGCCCGGGCCGCGGTGTCGCTGGACGTCCCCTCCTTGCCCGAGGCCGCCCCCTTCGGCACCAGCTCCGTCAGGGTCTTCCTGGTCACCACCGCACACGCCTCGGGCAGCGTCCTGTACGCCGCCGCCTGCACGGTCGGCGCGGCGCTCGCCGTCGAGCCGGCGCCGGAACCGGAGCCGGTGGAGGCGCTGGTGTCCTTCGCGTCGTCTCCCGAGCCGGAGTCCGAGGAGCAGCCCGCGGCGATCAGCATCACCGGGACGGCGACCGCCGCGGCCAGGAGGCGGTTCAGCCCTCCGGCACGGTTCACTCGCTCGGCACGCTGCTCGCGCTGGTCAAACTGGCCGTCTCGCTGGGCTCGTCGCTGCATGGTTCCTTCACTCATGACGCTCGTGGTTCCTGCGGTCGGATCGGGTCCGAGGGGCCACGGTAGTCGGTGAAGAAGCTGTGCGGTTCCGCTTCGAGGGCTTTGCGGGCGGGGCGCGAACCGGGCCGAAGTACCCTCAGCCGGCCAGGGAGTCGGCGAGCTGCGCGGCCAGTTTCCGGGCCTTGTCCTGCATTTCCTCGCTGTCCGGCACCGTGCCGACGGTCGCCGGCTGCTCCTCGTACCGGATGGTCACCATGACGTTGGACGTGCGGAACGCCACAGTCACCGTGCGCTGTTTGGCCGTCGAACCGGAGCTGCTGAGCGCGTCGTCGACGAACGCCTCGTCGCCCAGGTCCTCCAGGAGGCGGGGCTGGAGTTCGGCCGGGGGAACGGTGGACGAAGCCGAGGGCGAGACGGAGGACGAGGCGCCCGGGGAGGGCGAGGTCGTCGTCGAGGGGGAGGGGCTCGGGCTCGTGGTGGGGGAGCCGGTCGCAGCGCCGGTGGTGGTGGAGGCGGCGGGCGCCGGAAGGTCGGCCGCCGTCACCTTCTGCGCGAAGAGGGTCTCGGCCTGGTTGTCGTCGCTGACGGCGTTGTCGTACGAGACGACCCGCTCGAAGTCGACGAGGAGATGGTCGGTGGCGTCCGTCGACTCCACCTTCCAACGGCAGCCCACCTTGCGGTCCGTGTCGAACGTCTGGGTCGCCTCGCCCGCGTAGGCCGTGTCGCGCTGCGCCTCGTCGGCGAGCTGCTTGATGCCGGGCAGGAGCGAGTCGAGGGTGGACCGGCTCACCACCCCGCAGGCCTCGGGAAGCGTGTCGTACTTGCCGGGCTGCGCGACGGCGGCGGTCGTTCCCGCGTCGCCCGGGTTGGAGTTGTCCGTCGAGCCGCCCTCGTCCGAACCGCCGGTGCAGCCGGCCAGCAGCGCCGCGAGGAGCGCGACGACGCCGGGTACGTATGCCGTCCGCTGCACGGTCGGCTCCTCTCGACAAGTCGGGTGAAGTGAGCGGCCCGGTGTCCCCGCTGGTTATTCGCTTGCCGGGCGGGGGCGGCCCCTGGAGACAATGTGTATCGCACGTGGAGCTGTGGATGCCGGTCCGCTGTCCTTTTCGTTGACCTTGGCACCAGTTTTGCGATCTAAGGCTTTTGTGTTCAATCCGGGGGAATGAGGACGATATGTCGTACGTAGAAATGCAGGGCGCGAAGGTACCCATCCGTATGTGGGCCGACCCGGCGTCGGTCGAGGAAGGTGCGCTCCAGCAGCTGCGGAACGTGGCGACCCTGCCGTGGATCAAGGGACTGGCGGTCATGCCGGACGTCCACTACGGCAAGGGCGCGACGGTCGGCTCGGTCATCGCGATGCAGGGCGCCGTCTGTCCCGCGGCGGTGGGGGTCGACATCGGCTGCGGGATGTCCGCGGTGAAGACCTCGCTCACGGCGAACGACCTTCCCGGCGATCTCTCCCGGCTCCGTTCGAAGATCGAGCAGGCGATCCCGGTGGGCCGCGGGATGCACGACACCGCTGTCGAGCCGGACCGGTTCCACGGGCTGGCCACCGGCGGGTGGGACGACTTCTGGGGGCGGTTCGACGGGGTCGCGGACGCGGTGAAGTTCCGTGAGGAGCGGGCCGTGAAGCAGATGGGGACCCTTGGCGGGGGCAACCATTTCGTCGAGGTATGCACGGATACGACCGGTGCTGTCTGGCTGATGCTGCACTCCGGTTCCCGGAACATCGGCAAGGAACTCGCCGAGTTCCACATCGGGGTGGCCCAGAAGCTCCCGCACAACCAGGGCCTGATCGACCGCGATCTCGCCGTCTTCGTCGCGGACACCCCGCAGATGGCGGCCTACCGCAACGACCTGTTCTGGGCCCAGGAGTACGCGAAGTACAACCGCACGCTCATGATGGCGCTCCTGAAGGACGTGATCCGCAAGGAGTTCAAGAAGGCGAAGCCGGCCTTCGAGCGGGAGATCAGCGCACACCACAACTACGTCGCCGAGGAGCGCTACGACGGGATGGATCTGCTGGTGACCCGCAAGGGCGCGATCCGGGCCGGCTCCGGCGAGTTCGGCATCATCCCGGGTTCGATGGGCACCGGCTCGTACATCGTGAAGGGTCTCGGCAACGAGAAGGCCTTCAACTCGGCCTCGCACGGCGCGGGTCGGCGGATGAGCCGTAACGCCGCCAAGCGCCGCTTCTCGACGCAGGACCTGGAGGAGCAGACGCGGGGCGTGGAGTGCCGTAAGGACTCCGGCGTCGTGGACGAGATCCCGGCCGCCTACAAACCGATCGAGCAGGTCATCGATCAGCAGCGGGACCTGGTCGAGGTCGTGGCGAAGCTCAAGCAGGTCGTCTGTGTGAAGGGCTGACACCGCCGGCCGGCGGAAGAAGCCCGCCGGGGAGGGGCCCGAGCCGGTTCGGCAGGGGCCCCTCCCGTCGCTCCTTCACCCGAGCCGCTTCTCCAGCAGGGTCACCGCGTACGGGCTTCCCGTCCCGCCTTCCTTCGCGCGCTGTTCGCCGACGACCGTGTAGCCCGCGGACTCGTAGTACGCGCGCAGGCGGGGGTTGGCGGAGAGGCAGTCGAGACGGGCGTACGGGCGGCCCGCCGCGGCGATGCGGGACTCGGCGTGGGCCAGCATCCTGCGGCCCGCGCCCGGTGGGGCGGTGTGCGGGGTCGTCATCAGGCGGTGGATGTAACCGGCCTCGGGCGGCCGGGGGCCCCAGGCGGCCGGGTCGTCCCACCAGAGTTCGAAGGCGCCCGCGACCACGCCGTCCGCGTACGTCAGCCAGACCTCGCCGTCGCGCATGCGGTCGACGAAGTGGGCCTCGGTCTTCTCGCCGGGCCGCCACTGCTCGATGCCCCGGGCCAGTTGCCACAGGGCCGCCGTGTCGCGCAGGCGGACCAGGAGGGGGGCGTCGAGCGGCTCCGCCCTGCGGTGGGTCAGCTCCGGCCAGGTCGTGGGCACCGGTTCCAGAAGGCGGGCGCGCAGGGTCGCCGACAGGGTCTCCGCGTCCATGCCGAGAGCCTGCGTCACATACGCCTCCACCGAGCCGTACCGGGCCCGCAGCGCCTCCAGGAACAGACGCATCACCGACTCGGGAGCCCGGCCGTAGGACGGCCACGCCGGGGAGCGGCCGTCGTTCCTCGCGCGCCAGTCGGCGAGCAGGGCCGGGGTCGCCAGTTCCGTCAGGGTGAAGTCCTCGATGATCACCTCGTCCGGCACGCCCAGCAGACCGAGGATCAGCGCCGCCAGCTGCCCGGTGCGGTCCTTGCCCGAGGCGCAGTGGAAGACCAGCCCCTCCTGCGCCTCGGCCACCAGCTCCAGGGCGGCCGCGATCTCCTTCGTGCCGTCCTGCGCCACCTCCATGAAGCGGGCGGAGAGATACGGGCCCGGGTCCACGTCGGCGGTCAACGCCGCCTGGTCGTAAGGGCGGTGCTCGATGCTGAGGTTGCGGTAGATGAAGGACCCGTGCTCCGGGACCCGGCCCCTCGCCTCCGCCTCCCAGGGGTGGCGGAGGTCGACCACCGTGCGGACGCCGAGGGCGAGGAAGCGGTCCCAGTCCGGGGTGTCCGGTCGCAGCTTGCCGAGCGAGTCCGCGCGGAACAGCCGGCCCGCGCGGACCCGGTGGCCACTGCTCGTCGGGTATCCGCCCAGGTCACGGAAGTTGTGCAGCGTCTCGAACGGTATGTGTCTGTCCACGTGGAAGACCCTAAGGCGCGGCGGCCGTCACTTCGCGTGGCGTACCGCGTAGATCATCACGAACGCCACGACATGGATGCCGAAGAGGAAGTAGGCCAGGAAGACCCACATGTGCCGCTCGTCCTTCGTCTCCCGGGCGAGACGGCGCTGCTCCAGTGAGCGCTGTCCGGGCGACAGCTGTCCGGGAGGGGACTGTCCGGGAGGGAGCCGTTCGCTCGCGTCCGGGTCCCGGCCCGCGCCCTCCTCCTCGGCCGTCACAGTTCCCGGTGCACCTTCGTGTTGGACGCCTGGGCGCGGGGGCGCAGGACGAGCAGGTCGACGTTGACGTGGCTGGGGCGGGTGACCGCCCACGCGATGGTCTCGGCCACGTCGGAGGCGGTGAGGGGTTCGGCGACGCCCTCGTAGACCTTGGCGGCCCTGTCCGCGTCGCCGCCGAAGCGGGTGAGGGCGAACTCGTCCGTCCTGACCATGCCGGGGGCGATCTCGATGACGCGGACCGGCAGGCCGACGATCTCCAGGCGGAGCGTCTCGGCGAGGACGTGGGCGCCGTGCTTGGCGGCGACATAGCCGCCGCCGCCCTCGTACGTCCCGTGCCCGGCGGTCGAGGACACCACCACGACGGTTCCGTCACCGCTCGCCACCAGCCTGGGAAGCAGGGCCTGGGTGACGTTGAGGGTGCCGAGGACGTTCGTCTCGTACATCGTGCGCCAGTCGGCCGGGTCGCCGGTGGCGACGGGGTCGGCGCCGAGCGCGCCGCCCGCGTTGTTGACGAGGACGCCGATCGTCTTGAAGGCGCTCGCGAACTCGTCGACCGCCGCTCGGTCCGTGACGTCCAGCTGGTACGCCGTCGCGGAGCCGCCCGCCTGCGCGATCTCCTCGGCCAGCGCCTCGATGCGGTCCTTGCGGCGGGCGGTCAGGACGACCCGGTAACCGGCCGCGGCGAGCTGCCGGGCGGTGGCGGCGCCGATTCCGCTGCTCGCACCGGTCACGACGGCGATGCGGGAGGCGGCGGACGGTGCGGCGGTGGCCATGGGCTGCTCCTCGTGCACGGTGGTGTTCGCTCGTTCGTACGACCGACTGCCGCCCAGGGTATCGGGGTCAGCCGCCGTTCCTCGGGGCCCACATGATCACGGCCATCCCGGCGAGACAGATCAGGGCGCCGGCCATGTCCCAGCGGTCGGGGCGGTAGCCGTCGGCGACCGCGCCCCAGAGCAGGGAGCCGGCCACGAAGACGCCGCCGTACGCGGCGAGGACGCGGCCGAAGGGGGCGTCGGGCTGGAAGGTGGCGACGAAGCCGTACGCGCCGAGGGCGAGGACGCCGCCGGCCGCCCACAGCCAGCCGCGGTGCTCGCGCACGCCCTGCCAGACCAGCCAGGCGCCGCCGATCTCGAGGAGCGCGGCGACGAGGAACAGGGCGGCCGACCGGAAGATGAGCATGTGGGCAGCCTGGCACGGTCGGGTGCTGTCACCTGTTGGAGGGCGCCTGTCGGGCGCCCGGCGTGGGATACATCCCCTTCGTACCCGGCCCTTCGTACCGGGCCGTTTCCGATCGAGGAGTGGTGGCATGCGCAGGATGCGGGTTCTCGCGGTGGTGGGCGCGGTACTGGGCATGACGTCGGCGATGGGGCCGGTGGGCGCGCCCGCGCAGGCGGCGGACGCGGCAGAGGCGGCAGGGGCGGTGTCGCGGGAGGCGACGGGTGAGGCGACCGAGGCGGATCTGTCGTACCACGGCTCCGCCGTCATGCGCGGCGGCCGGGTCGACGTCCGGCTGACCCCGCGCAACCACGGTCCGGGGGACGTCTCCGACTCCACCGTGCGGCTGCGCTGGTCGGTGCCGTTGGCGCCCGGGGCGCAGCGGCTGCCGGCCGGCTGCGCGCGGACGGGCCGCCAGGAGGTGGTGTGCCGGACGGGGGCGCTGGCCGCGGACGGGCTGGGGGAGCGGATCGCGATGCGGGTGTGGCTGCGGGGGCGGCCGACCGAGGTGACGATGGCCGTGGACACCCTGTGGGGCGGCGGGGCGGTGGACCGCAACCGGTCCAACGACCGGCAGCAGGTGCTGGTCCTGGACACCGGGGACGCGTACTTCTTCTGACGTCCGCGCGAGCGGGGCGTCGTACGATCTGCGGACGGCGCTGACGGCGGTGCCGACGAAGGGGTGCGATGTCCGGGAACGTGCGCTCGCGGCTGCTGGCCGAGCTGGCCGTCGTGTCGCGTCGCTACGCGGCCGCGTACGCCCTGTTCAACCAGGCTCTCGCCGACCGTCTCGGACTGCACCCGACGGACCTCCAGTGTCTGAACCTGCTGATGCTGGAGCGGGAGCCGGTGACGACGGGCCGGGTCGCCGGGCTGACGGGGCTGACCACCGGGTCGGCGACGCGGCTGGTGGACCGGCTGGAGAAGGCGGGTTACGTCGTCCGGGAGCGGGACGCGGCCGACCGGCGACGGGTCCTCGTGGTGACGGTGCCGGAGCGGATCGCGGAGTTCACCGGGATGTGGGAGCGGCTGGGCGGCGACTGGACGCCGCTCTTCGAGGACCTGGGGGACGACGAGCTCGCGGTGATCGTGCGGCACATGCGGCGCACGGTGGAGTTCGGCACGGAGCAGGTCGCACGCTTGCGGGAAGGCCGGGTCTAGGGCGGGATGCGGGAAACGGACATACGGCCGGCCGCGCCGACGGCGTCCGCCGGCGAAGCGCGAGCGCCGGGCGTCCGCCCGGCGCGGGAACTGCCCCGCAACTGGCCGCTGTTGCTGCTGGGCGCGGCGGTGGTGCCGGGCGTGCTGCTGGTGCTCGTCGGGCGGTCACTGGACGCGCCCGCGATGCAGGCGTGGCGGACGGTGTTCCTGGCCGTGACCGTGCAGGCGCTGCCGTTCCTGTTGCTGGGCACGGCTCTGTCGGGGGCGATCAACGCGTTCGTGCCGGCCCGGGTCTTCGGCCGGCTGCTGCCGAAGCGGGCCGCGCTGGCGGTGCCGGTCGCCGGGATGGCGGGCGTGGTGCTGCCGGGGTGCGAGTGCGCGTCGGTGCCGGTGGCGAACAGCCTGATCGGGCGGGGGGTCACTCCGGCCGCCGCGTTCGCGTTCCTGCTGTCGGCGCCCGCCGTGAACCCGGTGGTGCTCACCGCCACGGCCGTCGCCTTCCCGGGCAGTCCGGAGATGGTGCTGGCCCGCCTGCTCGCCTCGCTGGCCACCGCCGCCGCGATGGGCTGGCTGTGGCTCTGGCTGGGGCGCGAGGAGTGGTTGAAGCCCACCGTCGTCCGGCACACCGGGCATGTGCCGGGACGCAGCCGGCTCACCGAGTTCCGGCGTGGTTTCCAGCACGACTTCCTGCACGCGGGAGGCTTCCTGGTGGTGGGGGCCATGGCGGCGGCGACCTTCAACGTGGCGGTGCCGCGCACGCTGCTCGACGCTTTCGCCGGTTCGCCGTGGCTGTCGGTGCTGTTCCTGGCGGCGCTGGCGATCGTGCTGGCGGTGTGCAGCGAGGCGGACGCGTTCGTGGCGGCCTCGCTGAGCGGGTTCTCGCCGGTCGCGCGGCTGGCGTTCATGGTGGTGGGGCCGATGGTCGACCTCAAGCTGATCGCACTCCAGGCGGGCACCTTCGGCCGGGCCTTCGCGGTGCGGTTCTCGGCGGCCACGGCGGTGGTGGCCGTGGTGTGCAGCGCGGTGATCGGAGGGGTGCTGCTGTGAGGCGCTTCGCGCAGGTGGGGCTGCTGGTGCTGGGTGGCCTGGGGTTGCTGCACACCTCGCTGTTCACGGACGAGTACCTGCGGTACGTCAAGGAGGGAATGCGGCCGCTGCTGATCGCCTCCGGGGTACTGCTGGTGGTGCTCGGCGTGGCGGAGGCGTGGGCCTCCCCGCCGAACGGGGAGCGGGGGCACGACGAGCGGGGGCACGGCGGGCAGGGGTACGGCCGTGCGGAGTCCGGGGAGCGGGGGCACGGCGCGCAGGGGCGCGGAGAGCCGGGTCCCGGCCGT
Protein-coding regions in this window:
- a CDS encoding GNAT family N-acetyltransferase, which produces MDRHIPFETLHNFRDLGGYPTSSGHRVRAGRLFRADSLGKLRPDTPDWDRFLALGVRTVVDLRHPWEAEARGRVPEHGSFIYRNLSIEHRPYDQAALTADVDPGPYLSARFMEVAQDGTKEIAAALELVAEAQEGLVFHCASGKDRTGQLAALILGLLGVPDEVIIEDFTLTELATPALLADWRARNDGRSPAWPSYGRAPESVMRLFLEALRARYGSVEAYVTQALGMDAETLSATLRARLLEPVPTTWPELTHRRAEPLDAPLLVRLRDTAALWQLARGIEQWRPGEKTEAHFVDRMRDGEVWLTYADGVVAGAFELWWDDPAAWGPRPPEAGYIHRLMTTPHTAPPGAGRRMLAHAESRIAAAGRPYARLDCLSANPRLRAYYESAGYTVVGEQRAKEGGTGSPYAVTLLEKRLG
- a CDS encoding SDR family NAD(P)-dependent oxidoreductase, with protein sequence MATAAPSAASRIAVVTGASSGIGAATARQLAAAGYRVVLTARRKDRIEALAEEIAQAGGSATAYQLDVTDRAAVDEFASAFKTIGVLVNNAGGALGADPVATGDPADWRTMYETNVLGTLNVTQALLPRLVASGDGTVVVVSSTAGHGTYEGGGGYVAAKHGAHVLAETLRLEIVGLPVRVIEIAPGMVRTDEFALTRFGGDADRAAKVYEGVAEPLTASDVAETIAWAVTRPSHVNVDLLVLRPRAQASNTKVHREL
- a CDS encoding YnfA family protein, with the translated sequence MLIFRSAALFLVAALLEIGGAWLVWQGVREHRGWLWAAGGVLALGAYGFVATFQPDAPFGRVLAAYGGVFVAGSLLWGAVADGYRPDRWDMAGALICLAGMAVIMWAPRNGG
- a CDS encoding MarR family winged helix-turn-helix transcriptional regulator, yielding MSGNVRSRLLAELAVVSRRYAAAYALFNQALADRLGLHPTDLQCLNLLMLEREPVTTGRVAGLTGLTTGSATRLVDRLEKAGYVVRERDAADRRRVLVVTVPERIAEFTGMWERLGGDWTPLFEDLGDDELAVIVRHMRRTVEFGTEQVARLREGRV
- a CDS encoding permease gives rise to the protein MRETDIRPAAPTASAGEARAPGVRPARELPRNWPLLLLGAAVVPGVLLVLVGRSLDAPAMQAWRTVFLAVTVQALPFLLLGTALSGAINAFVPARVFGRLLPKRAALAVPVAGMAGVVLPGCECASVPVANSLIGRGVTPAAAFAFLLSAPAVNPVVLTATAVAFPGSPEMVLARLLASLATAAAMGWLWLWLGREEWLKPTVVRHTGHVPGRSRLTEFRRGFQHDFLHAGGFLVVGAMAAATFNVAVPRTLLDAFAGSPWLSVLFLAALAIVLAVCSEADAFVAASLSGFSPVARLAFMVVGPMVDLKLIALQAGTFGRAFAVRFSAATAVVAVVCSAVIGGVLL